A section of the Hirschia baltica ATCC 49814 genome encodes:
- a CDS encoding alpha/beta hydrolase → MSSHLVKLSKFIVALLFAMSVGATQTGLTEEMKDDNVIPDKSDHWFLEEVGGKQIRVDDQVLDLRIQYFMQQALNVEPDEEAGDELESDPNTSQGRIALRQMFDEQWVAQTRVPPELAWVRDVSIPSRDGKMISARAYHPEGNSENLPVLVYYHGGGWVFGSVDAVDRAVKWIADEANVIVLSVDYRLAPEAPYPAAWNDAEDAFVWAVENAEKLGGDASKICVGGDSAGGNLSIAVSTRQIKKEQKSPSCQLLYYPGVDNRDIPTMRTNYLSSRLFGVGFWLDYTFTELVLAMTFPEQDLASPEISPLFSTKDDMAQLPPTIIVAAGFDPLRDSNRAYAAKLEEAGVAVSYREVPALIHGIINLTSVTPVAHKAALDVARELGSLAHQ, encoded by the coding sequence ATGTCATCACACTTGGTCAAATTGTCAAAATTTATCGTTGCGTTGCTTTTTGCAATGTCAGTCGGTGCAACGCAGACTGGGCTCACCGAAGAAATGAAAGATGACAATGTGATACCTGATAAATCTGATCATTGGTTTCTTGAAGAAGTTGGCGGAAAACAAATTCGAGTGGATGATCAGGTTTTAGACCTTCGCATTCAATATTTTATGCAGCAAGCACTTAATGTTGAGCCTGACGAAGAGGCTGGAGATGAATTAGAAAGCGATCCAAATACATCCCAAGGCCGTATTGCATTGAGGCAGATGTTTGATGAGCAATGGGTTGCGCAAACACGCGTTCCACCTGAATTGGCTTGGGTTCGTGATGTTTCTATTCCGTCACGTGATGGAAAGATGATTTCTGCACGGGCATATCACCCCGAGGGGAATAGCGAAAATCTGCCAGTTCTTGTCTATTATCACGGTGGAGGTTGGGTTTTTGGTAGCGTGGATGCCGTCGATCGCGCTGTCAAATGGATTGCCGACGAAGCCAATGTAATTGTGCTTTCTGTTGATTATAGACTTGCACCAGAAGCACCATATCCGGCAGCTTGGAATGATGCTGAAGATGCGTTTGTTTGGGCTGTCGAAAATGCTGAGAAATTAGGGGGGGATGCCTCGAAAATTTGTGTAGGTGGCGATAGTGCAGGAGGCAATCTTTCAATTGCAGTATCGACGCGGCAAATTAAAAAGGAGCAGAAATCACCTAGCTGTCAGTTGCTGTATTACCCCGGAGTCGATAATCGTGACATACCAACCATGCGTACAAACTATTTGTCTTCGCGCTTGTTTGGTGTTGGGTTTTGGCTAGATTATACATTTACTGAACTCGTATTGGCTATGACTTTCCCCGAGCAAGATCTTGCTTCACCTGAAATATCACCACTTTTTTCTACCAAAGATGACATGGCACAATTGCCTCCTACTATTATCGTTGCAGCTGGTTTCGATCCTTTGCGGGATTCTAACAGGGCGTATGCTGCAAAGCTGGAAGAGGCTGGCGTTGCTGTTAGCTATCGTGAGGTTCCAGCGTTAATTCATGGAATTATTAATCTAACATCTGTAACGCCGGTGGCGCACAAAGCTGCTTTAGATGTCGCTCGTGAGCTTGGGAGTCTTGCTCACCAATAA
- the proC gene encoding pyrroline-5-carboxylate reductase, with protein MKNDLWPVLMVGCGRMGGSIAAALTSHRQVFAYDPKSDLPSDTVHVTSLDDRRLPQKLIIVLAIKPQIFAKIGQDFSILAGPDRVFVSVMAGIALKDLENTLSVGVPIVRAMPNTPASIRFGMTAAIASSSILPVQQEEVTKVFETIGELIWLDKESDLDIATALSGSGPAYFFRFAEAMIEAGLEQGIDKAIATKLVRQTMIGAARLVETANIPLDVHRQQVTSPGGTTAAGLDVLNDRSSIDLLLGKVVEAAAQRSRQLSMMD; from the coding sequence ATGAAGAATGATCTTTGGCCAGTATTGATGGTTGGCTGTGGTCGCATGGGAGGAAGCATAGCTGCAGCGCTGACGAGTCATCGTCAAGTTTTTGCCTATGACCCCAAAAGTGATTTACCTTCTGATACTGTACATGTGACATCATTAGATGATCGTCGGTTGCCGCAGAAATTGATCATTGTTCTCGCTATAAAACCTCAGATTTTTGCAAAAATTGGTCAGGACTTTTCTATCTTGGCTGGTCCGGATCGGGTGTTTGTGTCTGTTATGGCGGGAATTGCACTTAAAGACTTGGAAAATACTTTGAGTGTAGGTGTGCCAATCGTGCGCGCAATGCCTAATACACCAGCTTCAATTCGTTTCGGAATGACCGCCGCGATTGCCTCGTCTTCGATTTTACCTGTCCAGCAAGAGGAAGTTACCAAGGTTTTTGAGACTATAGGTGAGTTAATATGGTTGGATAAAGAAAGTGATTTGGATATTGCAACAGCACTTTCTGGCAGCGGCCCGGCATATTTTTTTCGATTTGCCGAAGCGATGATTGAAGCCGGTCTTGAGCAAGGGATAGATAAAGCTATTGCAACCAAGCTCGTGAGACAAACAATGATAGGTGCTGCAAGGTTAGTCGAAACCGCAAACATTCCTTTGGATGTGCATAGGCAACAAGTGACAAGTCCTGGAGGCACGACAGCTGCTGGCTTGGACGTTTTGAATGATAGAAGCAGTATTGATTTGCTGCTTGGTAAGGTCGTCGAGGCTGCCGCCCAACGTTCTCGACAATTATCTATGATGGATTAG
- a CDS encoding FMN-binding negative transcriptional regulator, whose amino-acid sequence MTHENETAGYADKDIRDLIAAYPLAWVCSMGGSEARLLPLVGVYDENDKLVELIGHLVRESPLALKFVEDPRVNILFTGPHSYISPSQAGRRNWGPTWNYAQIQIQAEISVEPELTPESLEVLVEHVEKDMALPWRIEELGPRYEMMLPKIIGFRVKIQHTKAIFKLGQDENLETLKSILSTLPKGDLFDWMCRFNQKRLEVEGK is encoded by the coding sequence ATGACACATGAAAATGAGACTGCTGGATACGCAGACAAAGATATTCGAGATTTAATTGCCGCCTATCCTTTGGCATGGGTTTGTTCCATGGGTGGAAGTGAGGCTCGTTTATTGCCTTTGGTTGGTGTGTACGATGAAAATGACAAATTGGTAGAGCTAATTGGTCATCTCGTTCGTGAAAGTCCTCTGGCTTTGAAGTTTGTTGAGGATCCGCGCGTGAATATTTTGTTCACTGGTCCCCATAGTTATATATCGCCATCGCAGGCGGGACGTCGCAATTGGGGGCCAACTTGGAATTATGCTCAAATACAAATTCAAGCTGAAATTTCAGTGGAACCTGAATTAACGCCTGAGTCATTGGAAGTGTTGGTTGAGCATGTTGAAAAAGACATGGCACTTCCTTGGAGAATTGAAGAATTAGGCCCTCGATATGAAATGATGCTGCCTAAAATTATTGGTTTTCGAGTGAAAATCCAGCACACAAAGGCGATATTTAAATTGGGTCAAGACGAAAACCTTGAGACTTTAAAGTCAATACTTTCAACGCTTCCAAAGGGTGATCTGTTTGATTGGATGTGTCGTTTTAATCAGAAACGGTTGGAAGTTGAGGGTAAATAA
- the pdxR gene encoding MocR-like pyridoxine biosynthesis transcription factor PdxR: MIRTWKVSLSERVASSKSQPLYIQIIQAIIHDIEKGRLAPGEFLPSSRELAQILGVNRKTVVLAYEDLIAQGWLSSEATRGTCVQRALPEAEADSWHTHSSNQDIIHANFEHIRPPQRPLALPATVGLKLDEGSPDGRLFPPELLVRAFRSATHKASQENNLQYRDPRGTYELRSAIAEMLRIQRGLNVTADNICTTRGSQNGIFLASMALLRAGDTVIVESLTYEPAIAAFKALGATIHSVRIDEDGLDIEEVESICKNHRVKAIFVTPHHQFPTTVSLRPDRRLRLIELARQHGFAIIEDDYDHEFHFESQPLLPIASYALDQVIYVGSFSKLLLPSLRVGYVAAPKNVIDALAHLVSLSDGMGNTLTENSVAQLINSGELQRHSRKVKKIYSTRRENFAQTLRNQFGNVVEFRIPEGGLAFWLRIKTDLDALEARAKSQNLTLASSRSFVTRDDASTGLRIGFASLTEDEAQTAITRLAASVQP, from the coding sequence ATGATTCGTACTTGGAAAGTTAGTTTGAGCGAACGTGTTGCGAGTTCTAAATCGCAACCCTTGTACATACAAATTATCCAAGCAATTATTCATGATATCGAAAAAGGCCGATTAGCCCCCGGCGAGTTTCTGCCAAGCAGCCGAGAATTAGCACAAATACTTGGCGTCAACCGCAAAACCGTCGTACTTGCATATGAAGATCTTATTGCTCAAGGCTGGCTATCTAGTGAAGCAACTCGAGGCACTTGCGTTCAGAGAGCACTTCCAGAAGCAGAAGCGGACTCTTGGCACACACATTCTAGCAATCAAGACATCATACATGCGAATTTTGAACATATTAGACCACCGCAACGCCCACTAGCTCTCCCAGCAACAGTTGGCTTAAAACTCGACGAAGGATCACCAGACGGCCGCCTCTTCCCACCCGAATTATTGGTCAGAGCTTTTCGTTCAGCCACTCACAAAGCTTCACAAGAAAACAACCTACAATACCGTGATCCTCGCGGCACTTATGAACTTCGTTCAGCCATAGCCGAAATGCTAAGAATTCAACGCGGTTTAAACGTTACTGCCGACAATATTTGCACCACTCGTGGCAGTCAAAACGGTATTTTTCTAGCCAGTATGGCACTCCTACGTGCAGGCGATACAGTCATCGTAGAATCGTTAACATACGAACCCGCGATTGCAGCTTTTAAAGCGCTTGGTGCCACCATTCATTCTGTGAGAATTGATGAAGATGGCTTGGATATAGAAGAAGTAGAAAGCATCTGTAAAAACCACCGCGTAAAAGCAATATTTGTAACACCCCACCACCAATTCCCCACAACGGTCTCGTTACGTCCCGATCGTCGTCTAAGGCTTATTGAACTCGCGCGCCAACACGGCTTTGCTATCATAGAAGATGATTACGATCATGAATTCCACTTTGAGTCCCAGCCACTTCTTCCCATTGCATCATACGCTTTAGATCAAGTTATATATGTTGGCTCTTTCTCGAAATTGCTGCTTCCAAGCTTACGTGTTGGATACGTGGCAGCCCCCAAGAATGTTATCGATGCTCTAGCCCACTTAGTTTCATTATCTGATGGTATGGGAAATACGCTGACAGAAAATTCAGTCGCCCAACTTATCAATTCTGGCGAACTACAAAGGCATTCCCGTAAAGTAAAAAAAATATACTCAACAAGACGCGAGAATTTTGCACAAACCCTGAGGAACCAATTTGGAAATGTAGTAGAGTTCAGAATTCCTGAAGGTGGTTTGGCTTTTTGGCTGCGTATCAAAACGGACCTTGATGCTTTAGAAGCGCGCGCAAAATCCCAAAATCTTACCCTTGCATCTTCTCGTTCATTCGTTACTCGCGATGATGCATCTACAGGACTTAGAATTGGTTTTGCCAGCCTAACTGAGGATGAAGCCCAAACAGCCATCACTAGACTTGCTGCTTCGGTGCAGCCGTAA
- a CDS encoding glutathione S-transferase family protein produces the protein MTNITLYYTPLTCARVTFTALEETGHPYDIELVNWLDEENWKNYLAINPHGKVPALRIDDNILTENAAILLHLNEYFPKANLLPTASEKFGKNDIIQDIIWCSSTIHPITRMIRMPMRFNRSGDTDGIISLGKEYYKPILKQLSDRFSSSKYWYGDKWSIIDMYLFWNYTTAQSGGLDLNPYPSILRHSEAVQERPSVKKVIEQELLDLAKIHKGQP, from the coding sequence ATGACAAACATCACTCTGTACTACACTCCTCTCACTTGCGCGCGCGTCACATTCACCGCCTTGGAAGAGACCGGGCACCCATATGACATTGAACTCGTTAATTGGTTAGACGAAGAAAATTGGAAAAATTACTTAGCTATCAACCCACATGGCAAAGTACCCGCTTTGCGTATTGATGATAATATCTTGACTGAAAATGCAGCAATTTTGCTTCATCTAAATGAGTACTTTCCAAAAGCTAATCTACTGCCAACAGCATCAGAAAAATTTGGAAAAAATGATATAATACAAGATATTATATGGTGCTCATCAACAATACACCCAATAACTAGAATGATACGCATGCCAATGAGATTCAACAGATCAGGCGATACAGACGGCATCATCTCATTGGGAAAAGAATACTACAAGCCTATACTAAAACAGCTATCTGATCGTTTCTCTAGCTCAAAATATTGGTACGGAGATAAATGGTCAATCATAGATATGTACCTCTTCTGGAACTACACAACAGCACAGAGTGGCGGCTTAGACCTTAATCCATATCCATCAATACTAAGACATTCTGAAGCCGTCCAAGAAAGACCGTCAGTAAAAAAGGTCATTGAGCAGGAATTATTGGATCTAGCCAAAATCCACAAAGGACAGCCTTAA
- a CDS encoding TonB-dependent siderophore receptor, translating into MRSIKTEKLELRKRVPKTREVLMASICSIVFSAGQVAIAQDDTTEEVGGAGGSVMDTVIVTSVGTKTDADIFEIPQSVSTVDSETFLDQGAVNFQDIFRYSVGVQSETEGVDTRGDFFNARGFGTQQFLDGLSRMPDFVYGARMEVFTIDKAEILRGPSGVLYGSGAPGGIFNAVSKTPNFDFGGEVGVSVGNFERKEIRADVGGGITDTIAARIVGVARDGELQVPGQDDDRVVVMPSITWQPTDSTDITFLTLYQKDDLGTQTYLPLARTDAAPEGKKLPIDFFIGEEGFNHMDMEHKSATLMINHEFSDTISISNSTRIYTQETDYAEVYGYGALGGVNQSEFTRYYYTLDETYQVFNTDTHASFELSTGPFVHNILVGVDYQSFEQDRAEGYGAGPAALDLDNPVYGIPFDTAIANAYDTLSTQTGLYIQDQIDYGERASLVFAVRRDHSTSKISGVSEDPKNATTIKVGGIVDIGFGMSPYVSYAEGFQPTFGGDFYGNPYEPQESSQYEAGLKWQVNHNSLVTLAYFDIEETNFLVQDPNEIQNFLQSGKIGSKGFELEGSTTLFDSFDITAAYAYTDAEVLVATDGTQGLDVPNIPKHLASIWGVQTFSFDDWSLRVGGGIRHTGEKTDTYNIYETEGVTLVDGIIEAAYDDWSLSVNINNLLDKEYYAYCGIYADPLGTCYPGMTRRVTATVSRKF; encoded by the coding sequence ATGCGCAGTATAAAAACAGAAAAATTAGAGCTCAGAAAAAGAGTACCTAAAACAAGAGAAGTCTTAATGGCATCTATTTGTAGTATTGTCTTTTCTGCAGGACAGGTAGCGATTGCTCAAGATGATACTACAGAGGAGGTTGGGGGGGCAGGTGGTTCAGTCATGGACACGGTTATTGTTACCAGTGTCGGTACTAAAACTGATGCAGATATATTTGAAATTCCTCAATCCGTAAGTACTGTGGATTCTGAGACATTTTTAGATCAAGGTGCTGTTAATTTTCAAGATATTTTTCGTTACAGTGTCGGGGTGCAATCTGAAACAGAAGGCGTAGATACGCGTGGTGATTTCTTCAATGCGCGTGGGTTCGGCACGCAGCAATTTCTAGACGGTCTAAGTCGCATGCCTGATTTTGTCTATGGCGCGCGAATGGAAGTTTTCACCATAGACAAAGCTGAAATTCTACGTGGGCCTTCTGGTGTGTTGTATGGTAGTGGTGCGCCGGGTGGTATTTTTAACGCTGTTAGTAAAACACCAAATTTCGACTTCGGTGGAGAAGTTGGCGTTAGCGTCGGTAATTTTGAACGCAAAGAAATTCGAGCTGATGTCGGTGGTGGAATTACAGACACCATAGCTGCTCGAATAGTCGGGGTTGCGCGTGATGGTGAATTGCAGGTGCCGGGGCAGGATGATGATCGGGTTGTTGTTATGCCATCCATCACTTGGCAACCAACGGATTCAACCGATATTACGTTTCTAACTCTGTATCAGAAAGATGATTTAGGTACGCAAACCTATCTTCCATTGGCGCGAACGGATGCGGCTCCAGAGGGTAAAAAGTTACCAATTGACTTCTTCATTGGAGAAGAAGGCTTTAACCATATGGATATGGAACATAAGTCTGCAACGCTAATGATAAATCATGAGTTTTCAGATACAATCTCAATTAGTAACAGTACGCGTATATATACTCAGGAAACTGATTATGCCGAAGTGTACGGGTATGGTGCTTTGGGGGGCGTGAACCAATCTGAATTTACACGCTATTATTATACGTTGGATGAGACCTATCAAGTTTTCAACACAGATACCCATGCAAGTTTTGAGTTGAGCACAGGTCCATTTGTTCATAACATTCTGGTTGGGGTAGATTATCAATCCTTTGAGCAGGATCGCGCGGAAGGATATGGGGCAGGACCAGCTGCTCTTGATCTTGATAATCCAGTTTACGGGATTCCTTTTGATACAGCGATTGCAAACGCATATGACACTCTGAGTACCCAAACTGGTTTATACATTCAGGACCAAATTGATTATGGTGAGCGTGCGTCTCTTGTGTTTGCCGTTCGCCGTGATCACTCAACCTCAAAAATTAGCGGCGTAAGTGAAGACCCTAAAAATGCAACTACTATTAAGGTCGGTGGGATTGTCGATATTGGGTTTGGAATGTCGCCATATGTTAGTTATGCTGAAGGGTTCCAGCCGACTTTTGGTGGAGATTTTTATGGAAACCCATATGAGCCTCAGGAATCTAGTCAATATGAAGCTGGACTGAAATGGCAAGTAAACCACAACTCGCTTGTGACTCTTGCTTACTTTGATATTGAAGAAACAAACTTCCTTGTACAAGATCCAAATGAGATTCAAAACTTCCTACAATCGGGTAAAATTGGATCTAAAGGATTTGAGCTAGAAGGTTCCACAACCTTGTTTGATAGCTTTGATATTACAGCTGCATATGCATACACAGATGCTGAAGTGCTTGTTGCAACGGATGGTACTCAAGGTTTGGATGTTCCAAACATTCCAAAACACCTTGCGTCGATTTGGGGCGTGCAAACATTTAGTTTTGATGATTGGTCATTGCGAGTTGGCGGTGGTATTCGCCATACTGGTGAGAAGACAGACACATACAACATTTATGAGACTGAGGGTGTTACTCTTGTGGATGGGATTATCGAAGCGGCGTACGATGATTGGAGTCTGTCTGTAAACATAAACAACCTATTGGACAAAGAATATTATGCATATTGTGGCATATATGCAGATCCTTTGGGAACTTGTTACCCGGGTATGACGCGTCGTGTAACGGCGACAGTCAGTCGTAAATTTTAA
- a CDS encoding LuxR C-terminal-related transcriptional regulator — translation MTNSALQLIKSKLAPPSWIGGQVVREKLIKQLDAVFTHRLSLIVAPAGYGKTSLLSQWWNVERNRKSCFIAWVTLEAEDADVAMLARYIQSALQIALLDDAGDAAHKSGYNNIPPSSSLSAALNLLDRFDRPVVIVFDDLHSAGVPEVELFLRKFIKLAPSHCHFVFASRDQPRLDQATLAAENQFFELGMGELKFSEDEAEKLLIQNTVQGIGDTDFQKIYNRTEGWPIALQLTFLSLKQGVDLSQLVDRFSQPTGNLAEYLSEQVLLSLSPEDEEIVSHTVLLDHLTGEAVNFLCDRQDGWDVLVRLEGKGVFLMPDSPNRNSYRYHQVFRDYLRSRLERNQSELYTKLHKKAARWYGDQGRIGRAVSHAINANDEKLIAALVDEAGGWRLIPIGRIDVLSQAIDHISDEILEENPGLKLGQIYLMIKGGDLTGARECYQEYTTRIEAEILPTGKWNEVKLVGDIISEYENRPVTLDDLIAREALIPSVNSDDHIMLGHLNEALGAQYLDGGWLERALGPILEARRHHQALGSLYSDLFTQFLEARVRRGQGRLNEALQILNEAKLKIENSFGARSDLAANCASYLGELAYDQDCLDDVDELLEWALPHMEESDGWFEVYTAAYFTSARRFAAKGSLRESKIILEEAKSLARRRGLLQLEITSELCWFDIELNYDTSTTDFTEKANALKVITYAAEMKERSPHYRQVAIIASMCLVKMQLLSGDAKGALETLEPLRTFAREHGVGRLLIEVDILTSAALEKMDDSMAALKCLDEAVNMSIFQNIIRPFVDLSRFYDLSAEHRFEIGEQSDRFKKQFLQTVSKALSQRRRRDDAEGALTSGELEILNYLNNGLSNKEIARLTSISPNTVKFRLKSVFKKLDVSKRRDAVMIAREKGLVEVQESS, via the coding sequence ATGACCAATAGTGCACTTCAACTAATAAAATCTAAGTTAGCACCACCTAGCTGGATCGGTGGTCAAGTCGTTCGAGAAAAGCTGATAAAGCAGCTTGACGCTGTTTTTACGCATAGGTTAAGTTTGATCGTCGCCCCCGCTGGGTATGGCAAAACAAGCTTGTTATCCCAATGGTGGAATGTAGAGAGGAATAGAAAATCATGCTTCATTGCTTGGGTCACGCTAGAAGCTGAAGATGCAGATGTTGCAATGCTTGCGAGATATATTCAATCGGCGCTTCAAATAGCGCTATTGGATGATGCAGGTGATGCGGCCCACAAAAGTGGGTATAATAATATACCTCCTAGCTCTTCATTGTCCGCAGCTTTAAATTTGCTTGATCGGTTTGATCGCCCCGTTGTTATTGTTTTTGACGACTTGCACAGTGCTGGTGTGCCTGAAGTTGAACTGTTTTTGCGGAAATTTATAAAGTTAGCTCCCTCACATTGTCATTTTGTTTTTGCATCTCGAGATCAGCCTCGATTGGATCAAGCGACATTGGCCGCAGAAAACCAATTTTTTGAGTTGGGAATGGGGGAATTGAAGTTTTCAGAAGATGAGGCTGAAAAGCTTCTAATCCAAAATACTGTGCAAGGTATAGGTGATACAGATTTTCAAAAAATCTATAACCGAACTGAAGGTTGGCCTATTGCATTACAGCTGACGTTTTTGTCTTTGAAGCAAGGTGTGGATCTTTCTCAACTCGTAGACCGATTCAGCCAACCGACCGGAAATCTCGCTGAATATCTGTCCGAGCAAGTTTTATTGTCGTTGAGCCCAGAAGATGAAGAGATTGTCAGTCATACCGTCTTGCTGGATCATTTGACTGGCGAGGCGGTCAATTTTCTGTGTGACAGGCAAGATGGGTGGGATGTATTGGTGAGATTGGAAGGCAAAGGGGTGTTTTTAATGCCAGACTCCCCCAATCGTAATTCTTATCGGTATCATCAAGTCTTTAGAGATTATCTTCGCAGTCGATTGGAACGCAACCAATCAGAATTATATACAAAATTACATAAGAAGGCCGCGCGTTGGTATGGAGACCAAGGCCGAATTGGCCGAGCTGTCTCACATGCCATAAATGCGAATGATGAAAAGTTGATTGCCGCACTTGTTGATGAAGCTGGTGGGTGGCGTTTAATTCCAATTGGTCGAATTGATGTGTTGTCTCAAGCAATTGATCATATTTCCGATGAAATATTAGAAGAAAATCCTGGCCTCAAACTGGGGCAAATCTATCTAATGATCAAAGGTGGAGATCTAACTGGCGCGCGAGAATGTTATCAGGAATATACAACCAGAATAGAGGCAGAAATTCTTCCTACCGGTAAATGGAATGAAGTTAAACTCGTCGGAGATATTATTTCTGAGTATGAAAATAGACCAGTGACTCTGGATGATCTGATCGCACGAGAGGCTCTTATACCGAGTGTGAATTCTGACGATCACATTATGTTGGGGCACCTCAATGAAGCGCTGGGGGCACAATATCTCGATGGTGGTTGGTTAGAGCGGGCATTGGGACCAATTTTGGAAGCTCGCAGACATCATCAAGCATTAGGCTCATTGTATAGCGATCTATTTACGCAATTTTTAGAAGCTCGTGTTCGACGAGGTCAGGGCCGTTTAAATGAAGCGCTTCAAATTCTAAATGAAGCTAAGTTGAAAATTGAGAATAGTTTTGGTGCTCGTTCAGATCTTGCTGCAAATTGTGCATCATATTTAGGGGAACTGGCATACGATCAAGACTGCCTTGATGATGTTGATGAGTTGTTGGAATGGGCGCTTCCGCATATGGAAGAATCTGATGGGTGGTTTGAGGTTTATACAGCCGCATACTTCACGTCTGCCCGCAGGTTTGCTGCCAAAGGTTCGTTGCGGGAAAGCAAAATTATTCTTGAAGAAGCCAAAAGTTTGGCGCGACGTCGCGGTTTATTACAACTCGAAATAACCTCAGAATTGTGTTGGTTCGATATTGAGTTGAATTATGATACCAGCACGACTGATTTTACGGAAAAAGCAAATGCTTTAAAAGTGATCACTTATGCGGCTGAAATGAAAGAGCGTTCACCCCATTATCGTCAGGTGGCAATCATTGCATCGATGTGTTTGGTGAAAATGCAACTGCTAAGCGGCGATGCAAAAGGGGCCCTAGAAACATTGGAGCCTTTGCGGACATTTGCACGTGAGCATGGGGTGGGAAGGCTGTTAATTGAAGTAGATATATTGACAAGTGCCGCCCTTGAAAAAATGGATGATTCAATGGCGGCGTTGAAGTGTTTAGATGAAGCCGTAAACATGTCTATATTTCAAAATATTATAAGACCGTTTGTCGATCTCTCAAGATTTTATGATTTGTCTGCCGAGCATAGATTTGAAATAGGTGAGCAATCGGATCGATTTAAGAAGCAATTTCTTCAAACAGTCAGTAAAGCATTATCTCAACGTCGCCGCCGGGATGATGCTGAAGGTGCGTTGACTTCTGGGGAATTGGAGATTCTTAACTATTTGAACAACGGATTATCGAATAAAGAGATTGCAAGATTGACGAGTATCTCTCCCAACACCGTGAAATTTCGTCTTAAATCGGTATTCAAAAAGCTGGATGTAAGCAAAAGGCGTGACGCGGTCATGATCGCGAGAGAAAAAGGTTTGGTTGAAGTTCAAGAAAGTTCATGA
- a CDS encoding HpcH/HpaI aldolase/citrate lyase family protein produces MKLRSLLFVPGDRPERFKKAINSSTDAVILDLEDSVTSDKKGCARDAVSNCLSEPRAKPIFIRINPLKSKFIDNDLLAILDHQPDGIILPKCEGASNVLDLVKMMSSQTVPILPIATETPVSIFEIGSLRHVSEHLCGITWGAEDLPAAIGASASRDPDGSYTSPYEFVRNLSLFAAHAANVLAIDTVFPDIKNQTGLMKYATRGYQDGFKGMMAIHPSQTDIINKAYTPSEIEIAYARKVIDAFSNNKCSGAIQLDGQMLDAPHLKQAQHCLSLL; encoded by the coding sequence ATGAAACTTAGATCATTATTATTTGTTCCTGGCGACAGACCAGAACGCTTCAAGAAAGCTATCAACAGCTCAACAGATGCCGTCATTTTAGATCTAGAAGACTCCGTTACGAGCGATAAAAAAGGTTGTGCACGGGATGCAGTTTCAAACTGCTTATCAGAACCACGCGCTAAGCCCATATTTATTCGTATCAACCCGCTAAAAAGCAAATTTATAGACAATGATCTTTTGGCAATCTTAGATCATCAACCTGATGGAATAATCCTTCCTAAATGTGAAGGCGCTTCAAACGTTCTCGATCTAGTAAAAATGATGAGCTCCCAAACCGTTCCAATACTTCCAATAGCAACTGAAACACCTGTATCAATATTTGAGATAGGAAGCTTGCGACATGTCTCGGAGCATTTATGCGGTATAACTTGGGGTGCAGAAGACTTACCTGCTGCAATAGGCGCTTCGGCCTCCAGAGATCCAGATGGAAGCTATACCTCCCCATATGAGTTCGTTAGAAATTTAAGCCTCTTTGCTGCTCATGCTGCAAATGTTTTAGCGATAGACACAGTATTTCCAGATATCAAAAACCAGACCGGTCTCATGAAATACGCCACTCGTGGATACCAAGATGGCTTCAAAGGAATGATGGCTATTCATCCTTCACAAACTGACATCATCAACAAAGCTTATACACCATCAGAAATTGAAATAGCCTATGCGCGCAAGGTAATCGATGCTTTCTCAAACAACAAATGTAGCGGAGCAATTCAACTTGATGGGCAAATGCTAGATGCCCCTCATTTGAAACAAGCACAGCATTGTCTATCATTACTTTAA